From Deltaproteobacteria bacterium, one genomic window encodes:
- a CDS encoding acylneuraminate cytidylyltransferase family protein, which translates to MGLICARGGSKRVPRKNLRPLGGKPLIAHTIQTALQCRYVSPLIVSTEDEEIAKVAKRWGADVPFMRPAPLAADDSAEWLSWQHALIQMERILEKRIDYLIGLPTTSPFRSTEDIDGCFQKLIHSDADAVITLCEADRNPYFNMVTLQDSWLKIAIPSAKRVVRTQEAPTVYGITTVAYACRRDFVLNSESLFDGKIQGVLVPKERALDIDTEIDLKFAEFLIQNQELVSPPVRRALKTD; encoded by the coding sequence TTGGGGCTGATCTGCGCCCGGGGAGGAAGCAAGCGCGTTCCTCGGAAAAACCTGCGCCCGTTGGGAGGAAAACCACTGATCGCTCATACAATACAGACGGCCCTTCAGTGCCGCTATGTGAGCCCACTCATTGTTTCTACGGAGGATGAAGAGATTGCAAAGGTGGCAAAGAGATGGGGTGCCGATGTTCCATTTATGAGGCCTGCCCCCCTGGCCGCCGATGATTCCGCCGAGTGGTTGTCCTGGCAGCATGCCCTGATACAGATGGAACGGATTCTGGAGAAAAGGATCGATTATCTGATTGGTCTGCCGACAACCTCCCCTTTCCGAAGTACTGAAGATATTGATGGTTGTTTTCAAAAACTGATTCATTCGGATGCAGATGCTGTGATCACGCTGTGCGAAGCAGACAGAAACCCGTATTTCAATATGGTGACATTACAGGACAGTTGGTTGAAAATAGCTATCCCTTCTGCCAAAAGGGTTGTGCGTACCCAAGAGGCACCGACTGTTTATGGTATCACGACGGTTGCCTATGCCTGTCGACGAGACTTTGTTCTCAATTCGGAGAGCCTTTTTGATGGGAAAATACAGGGGGTTTTAGTTCCCAAAGAGCGAGCGCTCGATATTGATACTGAGATTGATCTCAAATTCGCTGAATTTCTGATTCAGAATCAAGAATTGGTGTCCCCTCCAGTAAGAAGGGCCCTGAAAACAGATTGA
- a CDS encoding LegC family aminotransferase, translated as MDSFISLSVPSLKGNELKYLADCIETNWVSSVGPYVDRFEREVAHRLGVPHAVACVNGTAALHVSLIAAGVQAEDEVIVPTVTFIAPVNAVRYVGACPVFMDCDDHLNMDAAKLVDFVEKECHFKDGRLLNRKTGRRVSAVIVVHVFGHPANMELIVQLTEKYGLKLIEDATESIGSYYKSLKGKKRFAGSIGDFGCLSFNGNKLITTGGGGMVLTNDEASARRVRHLTTQAKEDPLYFRHDEIGFNYRLTNLQAAVGVAQLEQLEKFIETKRKNFTTYRESLCGVTDLRWIEEPEGTYSNYWHYALVVDKEGDRDRLLIHLREKRIEARPLWALIHRQRPYQKFQAYRIEKALRYESAVLNIPCSVSLKEEEIQRVTEVIRSDWRVF; from the coding sequence ATGGATTCGTTCATTTCGCTCTCTGTCCCCTCTCTCAAAGGGAACGAACTCAAATATCTGGCCGACTGTATCGAGACCAACTGGGTTTCGTCGGTAGGGCCTTATGTGGACCGGTTTGAACGGGAGGTTGCACATCGACTAGGGGTTCCTCATGCCGTTGCCTGTGTCAATGGCACCGCGGCGTTGCATGTCTCCCTCATTGCGGCGGGTGTCCAGGCGGAGGATGAGGTCATTGTCCCGACGGTCACTTTTATTGCCCCCGTGAACGCGGTTCGTTACGTTGGTGCCTGCCCCGTTTTTATGGACTGTGATGACCACCTTAATATGGATGCAGCGAAGCTTGTCGATTTTGTTGAGAAGGAATGCCACTTCAAGGATGGAAGGCTCTTAAACAGGAAGACCGGTCGCCGTGTCTCTGCGGTGATTGTGGTGCATGTCTTTGGTCATCCAGCCAATATGGAATTGATCGTGCAGCTTACGGAAAAATATGGTTTGAAACTGATTGAAGATGCAACAGAATCAATCGGGTCTTACTACAAAAGTTTAAAAGGGAAAAAACGTTTTGCCGGATCGATCGGAGATTTTGGCTGTCTTTCATTTAATGGGAACAAATTGATTACGACCGGGGGAGGGGGGATGGTGCTAACCAATGACGAAGCCTCGGCCCGACGGGTTCGTCATCTGACAACACAGGCGAAGGAGGATCCCCTCTATTTTCGACATGATGAGATTGGGTTTAACTATAGACTCACCAACCTCCAGGCCGCGGTAGGGGTGGCGCAGTTAGAGCAACTGGAGAAATTCATTGAGACCAAGAGGAAGAATTTTACAACCTATCGGGAAAGTCTTTGTGGTGTGACCGATTTGCGATGGATTGAGGAACCGGAGGGGACATACAGCAACTATTGGCACTATGCCTTGGTGGTAGACAAAGAAGGGGATCGGGATCGTCTTTTGATCCACCTCCGTGAGAAGCGGATCGAGGCTCGCCCCCTTTGGGCCCTCATCCATCGGCAGAGGCCGTATCAAAAATTCCAGGCCTATCGGATCGAAAAGGCGCTTCGATATGAGTCGGCCGTTCTGAATATCCCTTGTAGTGTCAGTTTGAAGGAAGAAGAGATTCAAAGGGTGACCGAGGTCATTAGGAGTGATTGGCGTGTCTTCTAA
- the neuC gene encoding UDP-N-acetylglucosamine 2-epimerase (hydrolyzing), translating into MVEEKTLLESCGGTIKALALSGIRSEYDLFYPLLKALNEDACFDLGVIAESAHLSPLHNYSFNQMKKDGFRIAEEIENLLYSNTESGKVKSAGILLQSLAQTFRREKPDLVLIIGDREDPIIGALAANYMNIPTVHIAGGDNTFPKGGDVDEQVRHATTKLSHVHLTMTEEHSRRVLKLGEESWRVFTVGSGGIDWIRMAGDLDLREVEEVLGVAVNNDYMIVLYNALSSEIDKAVDELSLCLEVAAETCLEVFVGAPNSDPGFHDIITLFKRYESLPKFHVYNYLPRRIFTRLLSHAKCILGNSSLAMHEAEFIGLPAVNVGQRQWGRLAGNQVQFVHADFESVMGAVNKALHDKEYKKSITRGKSIYGDGTMAKRSLEILKSLPSKEKLLAKRITY; encoded by the coding sequence ATGGTGGAAGAGAAAACATTACTCGAATCCTGTGGCGGAACAATCAAGGCTCTAGCGTTGTCAGGCATCCGTTCGGAATACGATCTTTTTTATCCGCTGTTGAAGGCGTTGAATGAAGACGCCTGCTTTGATCTCGGCGTTATTGCAGAGAGTGCCCATTTATCACCTTTGCACAATTATTCGTTTAACCAGATGAAGAAGGACGGCTTCCGGATTGCGGAGGAGATTGAAAATCTGCTCTACTCCAACACAGAATCGGGCAAGGTAAAGTCCGCTGGCATCCTGCTGCAATCACTGGCACAGACCTTTAGAAGAGAGAAACCGGATCTAGTCTTGATTATTGGAGATCGGGAAGACCCTATTATTGGGGCGTTGGCGGCTAATTACATGAACATACCGACTGTTCACATTGCGGGGGGAGACAACACCTTTCCAAAGGGGGGGGATGTTGATGAACAGGTGCGACATGCCACCACAAAATTGAGTCATGTTCATCTCACAATGACAGAGGAGCATTCCCGGCGGGTTCTTAAATTGGGTGAGGAGTCATGGCGGGTTTTTACGGTTGGGAGTGGAGGTATTGACTGGATTCGGATGGCTGGTGATTTGGATCTTCGTGAAGTGGAGGAGGTGCTGGGGGTTGCAGTGAATAACGACTATATGATTGTTCTCTACAACGCCCTGAGCTCCGAAATTGATAAGGCGGTTGATGAATTGAGCCTCTGCCTTGAGGTAGCGGCCGAAACGTGTCTTGAGGTTTTTGTAGGGGCACCCAACAGCGATCCTGGCTTTCACGATATTATCACTTTGTTCAAGCGGTATGAGTCCCTGCCAAAATTCCATGTTTACAACTACCTTCCGCGGCGGATTTTTACCCGTTTGCTGTCTCATGCAAAATGCATCCTGGGAAACTCTTCCCTGGCGATGCATGAGGCCGAATTTATCGGACTTCCCGCAGTTAATGTAGGACAGAGGCAGTGGGGACGTTTGGCGGGGAACCAGGTCCAGTTTGTCCATGCCGATTTTGAAAGTGTAATGGGCGCTGTTAATAAAGCGTTGCATGACAAGGAATATAAAAAATCAATTACACGTGGAAAAAGTATTTATGGAGATGGCACCATGGCCAAGCGTTCACTTGAAATTCTTAAATCGCTTCCTTCCAAGGAAAAATTGTTGGCCAAGCGGATTACCTATTAA
- a CDS encoding GDP-mannose 4,6-dehydratase: protein MLNGNEKILVTGGTGQLGSCLIEQLVEGGLKPFVMGRRIERSPILQKLLHDGKILFASVDLMEEAAPIEDALRGFSPETLIHLGSVVDQRSDFFSSSRQTITVNLIGMVHLLQSLPDLKMICYASTTSVYGIPEFLPIDERHPTNPVNTYAASKLAAEKYLTLFSESKGIPAALLRISSVYSELRYAPELQRAIPEYLRAVRDGSDLVVWGKGDAKQDYIYIDDVISAILLSVEKRFNGLLNIATGESHTVQEAAERIRGVDGKSLSIKQKPVDTKAADYAYDIRLARSQIGFSPRYSFEDGLSRCVSALKR, encoded by the coding sequence GTGCTTAACGGAAATGAAAAAATCCTCGTGACGGGTGGCACCGGCCAATTGGGGAGTTGCTTGATTGAGCAATTGGTAGAAGGAGGCCTCAAACCATTTGTGATGGGCCGGCGAATCGAGCGGTCCCCAATTCTCCAGAAGCTTCTTCATGACGGCAAGATTTTATTTGCTTCGGTTGATCTCATGGAAGAGGCGGCGCCTATTGAAGATGCGTTAAGAGGTTTTAGCCCTGAAACTCTGATCCATTTGGGAAGCGTTGTGGACCAAAGGTCTGATTTCTTTTCATCGAGCAGGCAAACAATTACGGTGAATCTGATCGGAATGGTTCACCTTTTACAATCCCTGCCTGATTTAAAGATGATTTGTTATGCCAGCACCACCTCTGTCTATGGGATCCCCGAATTTCTGCCGATTGACGAAAGACATCCGACGAACCCTGTGAACACCTACGCGGCCAGCAAACTGGCCGCCGAAAAATATCTAACCCTTTTTTCTGAGTCAAAGGGGATTCCGGCCGCTCTCTTAAGAATATCCAGTGTTTATTCTGAGCTTCGTTATGCCCCAGAGCTCCAAAGGGCGATTCCTGAATATTTAAGGGCAGTGAGGGATGGTAGTGACCTTGTTGTTTGGGGGAAGGGTGACGCGAAGCAGGATTACATCTATATTGATGATGTGATTTCCGCCATCCTTCTTTCCGTTGAAAAGAGGTTCAATGGTCTGCTCAATATCGCTACGGGTGAGTCCCATACGGTACAGGAGGCGGCGGAACGGATTAGGGGAGTTGATGGGAAGAGCCTCTCCATAAAACAGAAACCCGTCGACACAAAGGCGGCTGATTATGCCTACGATATTCGTCTGGCAAGATCTCAAATCGGGTTTTCGCCACGGTACAGTTTTGAAGACGGCTTGTCCCGATGTGTGAGTGCCCTTAAGCGGTAG
- a CDS encoding NAD-dependent epimerase/dehydratase family protein produces the protein MSQDKKILVTGGCGQLGVFVVNRLVEEGYELVVLDKSLPNSDTHVIFQKGKVKFYPCDLLHEDEVRNLSRELNQIQCAIHLASMVDGSVDVLGSAVASIKLNVLATINLLSLVPHLRHFVYASSMMVYGYPQLTPLPERHPTEPTNIYGVAKLAAEKYLHVYALQQKVKTTVLRLSSLYGPGQYSEGNRNRVIPLFSRKIRNGEPLTIFPGDEEEIRDYLHLNDAARAFVLAVQKSEGGVFNIGSGRGISIRDLVETMVHLSKREVRCQMGDRRPSKPANYTLDITKAKNVLGFESRIPIQHGLKEEIQASA, from the coding sequence ATGAGCCAAGATAAAAAAATACTGGTAACGGGAGGGTGCGGTCAGTTGGGGGTATTTGTCGTAAACCGTTTGGTTGAAGAGGGATATGAGCTGGTTGTTCTCGATAAGAGTCTGCCTAACTCTGACACCCATGTGATATTTCAAAAAGGAAAGGTAAAGTTCTATCCGTGTGATTTACTTCATGAGGATGAGGTTCGCAATTTAAGTCGGGAGCTCAATCAAATTCAATGCGCCATTCATTTGGCCTCGATGGTTGATGGATCGGTCGATGTTCTGGGGTCTGCCGTGGCGAGTATTAAACTGAATGTTCTGGCAACGATCAATCTGCTCTCTCTTGTGCCTCATCTGAGACACTTCGTCTATGCAAGCAGTATGATGGTTTACGGTTATCCACAGTTGACTCCTCTTCCTGAAAGACATCCGACAGAGCCAACCAACATTTATGGGGTGGCAAAGCTGGCGGCGGAAAAATATCTCCATGTCTATGCGTTACAGCAGAAGGTTAAGACAACCGTGTTAAGACTCAGTTCGCTTTACGGCCCTGGTCAGTATTCCGAGGGGAACCGCAATAGGGTCATCCCTCTGTTCTCCAGAAAAATAAGAAATGGTGAGCCGTTGACCATTTTCCCGGGAGATGAGGAGGAAATCAGGGACTATTTACACTTGAACGACGCAGCGAGGGCGTTTGTACTGGCCGTTCAAAAAAGCGAGGGGGGAGTTTTTAACATCGGTTCCGGGAGAGGGATCAGTATTCGGGATCTCGTGGAAACAATGGTTCATCTTTCAAAGAGAGAGGTTCGATGCCAGATGGGGGATCGGCGCCCATCCAAACCGGCCAATTATACTTTAGACATCACAAAGGCGAAAAATGTTCTGGGATTTGAATCCCGGATTCCGATTCAGCATGGTTTGAAGGAGGAGATTCAGGCGAGTGCTTAA
- a CDS encoding WbqC family protein yields the protein MVLSTRNGTDQRRIVVGHQPQYLPHLGLFNKIAKGGAFVFVDNVQYQKKSWQNRTLIKGLDGKEISLTIPVQTKGRFSQRIRDVEIVDLHALRKHLKTIRLNYQKTVGYDEVMPRITKWYEQNVKYLVDVTIPLMRECFELLGIQNEIFIGTELGLEKSKTELLIEICQKTNWANVCTITEKQVVPERSCVVGV from the coding sequence ATGGTTCTATCGACTCGAAATGGTACTGACCAACGGAGAATCGTTGTTGGGCATCAACCCCAGTATCTCCCCCATTTGGGATTATTCAATAAGATTGCTAAGGGAGGTGCGTTTGTTTTTGTTGATAATGTTCAATACCAAAAAAAATCATGGCAAAATAGAACCTTGATCAAGGGGCTGGACGGAAAAGAAATCAGCCTGACAATACCGGTGCAGACCAAGGGGCGTTTCTCTCAAAGAATCAGGGATGTCGAGATCGTCGATCTTCACGCCTTGCGGAAGCATCTGAAGACAATCCGACTCAACTACCAGAAGACGGTCGGCTATGACGAGGTGATGCCGAGAATCACGAAGTGGTATGAGCAGAATGTAAAATATCTGGTCGATGTAACGATCCCCTTGATGCGGGAATGTTTCGAGTTGTTGGGAATTCAGAACGAAATATTTATCGGTACTGAACTGGGTCTTGAAAAATCAAAAACGGAGCTTCTTATTGAAATCTGCCAAAAAACAAATTGGGCCAATGTTTGTACAATCACTGAAAAACAGGTGGTACCTGAGAGATCTTGTGTTGTCGGGGTATGA
- a CDS encoding acetyltransferase: MARAKPGNILLVGGGGHSRVVLSTLRALGNFQIVGLVDKNLKPEVLVNGVKVLGSDEVLQEVYRQGCDLAFISVGSVGNSGVRRKLFEKLTTIGFSLPSLVDPKAVVDDSVQLGAGTYVAAGAVVQSGAVIGKNVIINTGAVVDHDCSLGDFVHLAPGATLSGGVHVGEGSHIGTGSSVIEGISVGNQTMIGAGSVVIKDIPDDCKAFGNPCRIQEKTK, encoded by the coding sequence ATGGCGAGAGCTAAACCGGGAAATATTCTCCTTGTGGGAGGAGGTGGACACAGTCGTGTGGTGCTGAGCACGCTCCGGGCGCTTGGAAATTTTCAGATCGTCGGCCTTGTTGATAAGAATCTTAAGCCCGAGGTGTTGGTCAATGGAGTTAAAGTATTGGGAAGTGATGAGGTGTTACAGGAGGTTTACCGGCAGGGGTGCGACCTCGCCTTTATCAGTGTTGGATCGGTAGGCAATTCCGGAGTTCGACGGAAACTTTTTGAGAAGTTGACGACCATCGGATTCTCTCTCCCTTCCCTGGTTGATCCAAAGGCGGTGGTGGATGATTCGGTTCAATTAGGAGCGGGAACTTATGTGGCTGCAGGCGCTGTTGTGCAGTCTGGGGCCGTTATCGGCAAAAATGTCATTATCAATACGGGAGCCGTTGTAGATCATGACTGTTCCTTGGGGGACTTTGTTCATCTGGCCCCGGGTGCGACCCTGTCGGGAGGGGTCCATGTCGGTGAGGGCTCTCATATTGGAACAGGAAGCTCCGTGATTGAGGGAATTTCCGTTGGGAACCAAACGATGATTGGAGCCGGAAGCGTGGTGATTAAGGACATTCCGGATGATTGCAAGGCATTCGGCAATCCCTGCCGAATTCAGGAGAAAACAAAATGA
- a CDS encoding SDR family NAD(P)-dependent oxidoreductase produces the protein MELKNKKILVTGADGFIGSHLVEGLLEAGCRVKAFVYYNSFNSWGWLDTFSKKDLQEIEIFTGDIRDPNGVRTAVKGQEIVFHLAALIGIPFSYHSPDSYVDTNVKGTLNILQASRNEVVEKVLVTSTSEVYGTAQYVPIDERHPFQGQSPYSASKIGADRMAESFYRSFETPVTIVRPFNTYGPRQSARAFIPTVLSQLLGGAKKIRIGALGPRRDMNYVKDTVAGFLAIAKSDKVIGEEINIASQTECTMGDVAREILSLVNREAELVTEEARVRPGKSEVERLYGSNEKIRNLTDWLPRYDLRSGLQETIEWFRQNLDRYKPEIYNI, from the coding sequence ACCTCGTTGAGGGGCTTCTAGAGGCTGGGTGCCGGGTTAAGGCATTTGTTTATTATAACTCGTTTAACTCCTGGGGGTGGCTTGATACTTTTTCTAAGAAGGATCTTCAGGAGATCGAAATTTTTACAGGGGATATCAGGGATCCCAACGGTGTTCGAACTGCGGTTAAAGGCCAGGAGATCGTTTTTCATCTAGCTGCCTTGATCGGCATCCCATTTTCGTACCACTCGCCCGACTCTTACGTTGATACGAATGTGAAAGGGACTCTAAATATTCTTCAGGCGAGCCGGAATGAGGTGGTGGAGAAGGTGCTCGTCACATCGACTTCTGAGGTTTATGGAACAGCTCAATATGTACCAATTGATGAGAGGCATCCGTTTCAGGGGCAGTCCCCCTACAGTGCCTCGAAGATTGGTGCCGATCGGATGGCAGAGTCTTTTTATCGCTCTTTTGAAACGCCGGTTACCATTGTTCGGCCGTTCAACACCTATGGTCCCCGTCAATCGGCACGTGCCTTTATTCCAACGGTCTTGAGTCAGCTCTTGGGTGGTGCAAAGAAGATCCGTATTGGGGCGCTTGGTCCGCGGCGTGACATGAATTATGTCAAGGATACCGTTGCCGGTTTTCTGGCGATCGCAAAATCGGACAAGGTCATTGGTGAAGAGATCAACATTGCGAGCCAGACGGAATGTACGATGGGTGATGTTGCCCGTGAGATTCTCTCTCTTGTCAATAGGGAGGCGGAGCTTGTGACGGAGGAAGCACGTGTCCGTCCGGGCAAAAGCGAAGTGGAACGACTGTACGGTTCTAATGAGAAGATTCGGAACCTCACCGACTGGTTGCCTCGTTATGACCTCCGGAGTGGTCTTCAGGAAACAATTGAATGGTTTCGTCAGAACCTCGATCGATATAAGCCGGAAATTTATAATATTTAG
- a CDS encoding class I SAM-dependent methyltransferase: protein MHSLAVQKNTTVWERIYSKREAGSSQSYPCEDLIITINRYCSGLETAGTKVLDVGFGCGNNLKFLARKGFDCYGVEVSRSAVETASENLAGEGLRAVLKPIENHHYPFPDHFFDIVVAWNSLPYTDEESLQSALSEVKRTLKPGGMFFATFATFKDSRVTEGRKISERTFEVTLSNQKGSVIHAAKDEEQVRKLFGLFERLEIGYSEITVKGVTISHWILYGR, encoded by the coding sequence ATGCATAGCTTAGCAGTTCAAAAAAATACGACAGTTTGGGAGCGGATTTATTCCAAGAGGGAGGCTGGTTCGAGCCAGAGCTACCCTTGCGAAGATCTTATTATTACAATCAATCGATATTGTTCAGGCCTTGAAACCGCAGGCACGAAGGTGTTGGATGTTGGATTTGGGTGCGGAAATAATCTCAAGTTTTTGGCCAGGAAAGGGTTTGATTGTTACGGTGTTGAGGTCTCTCGCAGTGCCGTTGAAACCGCCTCTGAAAATCTTGCCGGGGAGGGTCTTCGGGCCGTTTTAAAACCGATTGAAAATCATCATTACCCGTTCCCCGATCACTTTTTTGATATTGTTGTCGCCTGGAATTCCTTGCCGTATACGGATGAGGAGAGTCTTCAGAGTGCCCTGTCCGAGGTCAAACGAACCTTAAAGCCTGGCGGTATGTTTTTTGCGACATTTGCCACGTTTAAGGATTCCCGGGTGACTGAAGGAAGGAAGATATCGGAGCGGACCTTCGAGGTGACCCTTTCCAATCAAAAGGGAAGTGTCATCCATGCCGCAAAGGATGAGGAGCAGGTAAGGAAGTTATTCGGCCTCTTTGAGAGGCTCGAGATTGGTTATTCTGAGATTACCGTGAAGGGTGTTACTATTTCACATTGGATTCTGTACGGGAGATAG
- a CDS encoding B12-binding domain-containing radical SAM protein translates to MMSDCLLIYPNPSEDATVRGPALSIFYPGAHAENNGLTIDYYDQRMDSPEKLKTCLENTMMVGISSMTGNQLRQTVNLLEMIKRDYPSLPIVMGGVHPSMQPLETMKNQHVDFAVIGEGEETLTELIKAVKNGQAYDKILGLIWRKEGQVIRNADRPQLRMANLPFPVTEKSKPYYQLASKYNELFYIHSRGCPYKCRFCYNLEFNDAKWRLMPADKMEREIGMLNEICGGINYLFLNDDYLGSNPAVIKRVSSVMKKYNIRWGTCLRASDIREDSLPLFVEGGLDRALFGLETGSERLLNGIIGKGLVQGLEDIRRCVTLLSKTNIFPTYSFMCNVPTETRDDIKKTLSMMDWIHKTDSKARLGLYVYTPYPGTPMFNDALEQGFTMPESLEQWGEMSLHNAHFSKRAESLYYLAGLVFRRDVSRQKFPGILRLMILPFEWSASIRWKLRFWSFYEFEKRCVMWLFKFGTSFRFRRQKQLAAEKAKEPAFLMHLGDSEKEDQEILDSLEGVCQPESPREVKRSLYANATSVG, encoded by the coding sequence ATGATGAGTGATTGTCTATTAATTTATCCCAATCCATCGGAGGATGCGACCGTCAGGGGGCCTGCCCTCAGTATCTTTTATCCGGGGGCTCACGCCGAAAACAACGGGCTGACAATCGATTACTACGACCAGCGCATGGATTCGCCTGAGAAACTCAAGACTTGTCTGGAAAATACGATGATGGTTGGTATTTCGAGCATGACCGGTAATCAACTCCGACAGACCGTGAATCTTCTGGAGATGATCAAGAGGGATTATCCATCTCTCCCAATCGTTATGGGAGGGGTTCATCCCAGCATGCAACCTCTCGAAACCATGAAGAATCAGCATGTTGACTTTGCGGTGATTGGAGAAGGAGAGGAAACCTTAACAGAACTGATCAAGGCGGTAAAAAATGGTCAGGCCTACGACAAGATCTTGGGATTGATATGGCGGAAAGAGGGCCAAGTTATCAGGAATGCGGATCGACCTCAACTCAGGATGGCCAATCTCCCTTTTCCTGTTACAGAAAAATCAAAACCTTATTATCAACTCGCTAGCAAGTATAACGAGCTCTTTTACATCCACAGTAGGGGATGTCCTTATAAATGCCGCTTCTGTTACAATTTAGAATTTAATGATGCCAAATGGCGATTGATGCCGGCAGACAAGATGGAAAGAGAAATCGGAATGCTTAATGAGATCTGCGGTGGTATCAATTATCTTTTCTTAAATGATGATTATTTAGGTTCAAACCCGGCTGTCATTAAACGCGTAAGCTCCGTGATGAAGAAGTACAATATCCGATGGGGGACCTGTTTACGTGCGAGCGATATCCGCGAAGATTCCCTCCCGTTGTTTGTTGAGGGGGGACTCGATCGAGCTCTGTTTGGTCTTGAGACTGGTTCGGAACGCCTCCTAAACGGCATTATTGGAAAGGGGCTTGTTCAGGGACTGGAGGATATCAGACGATGTGTAACGTTGCTCTCAAAAACCAATATTTTTCCTACCTACAGTTTTATGTGTAACGTTCCAACGGAAACTCGCGATGATATTAAGAAGACCCTTTCGATGATGGATTGGATTCACAAAACTGACTCCAAGGCAAGGCTTGGCCTCTATGTATATACCCCCTATCCCGGAACTCCGATGTTCAACGATGCCTTAGAGCAGGGATTTACGATGCCGGAGTCGTTAGAGCAGTGGGGAGAAATGAGCTTGCACAACGCGCATTTTAGCAAGCGTGCTGAAAGTTTGTATTATCTTGCTGGGCTTGTTTTCAGAAGGGATGTCAGTCGGCAAAAATTTCCGGGGATTCTTCGCCTTATGATATTGCCCTTTGAGTGGTCAGCCTCGATTCGCTGGAAGCTCCGCTTTTGGAGTTTTTATGAATTTGAGAAAAGATGCGTCATGTGGCTCTTTAAGTTTGGCACTTCTTTCCGGTTTAGAAGACAGAAACAGTTGGCCGCCGAAAAGGCAAAAGAACCCGCTTTCCTCATGCACCTGGGAGATTCAGAAAAAGAGGATCAGGAAATCCTGGATTCCCTAGAGGGGGTTTGCCAGCCGGAGAGCCCACGTGAAGTCAAACGCAGCCTTTATGCGAATGCAACCTCTGTCGGTTGA